Proteins from a genomic interval of Bradyrhizobium sp. G127:
- the groL gene encoding chaperonin GroEL (60 kDa chaperone family; promotes refolding of misfolded polypeptides especially under stressful conditions; forms two stacked rings of heptamers to form a barrel-shaped 14mer; ends can be capped by GroES; misfolded proteins enter the barrel where they are refolded when GroES binds), with translation MSAKEVKFGVEARDKMLRGVDILANAVKVTLGPKGRNVVLDKSFGAPRITKDGVTVAKDIELEDKFENMGAQMVREVASKSADAAGDGTTTATVLAQAIVKEGAKAVAAGMNPMDLKRGIDLAVEAVVADLVKNSKKVTSNEEIAQVGTISANGDSEIGKFLADAMKKVGNEGVITVEEAKSLETELDVVEGMQFDRGYISPYFVTNADKMRVEFDDAYILINEKKLSSLNELLPLLEAVVQTGKPLVIVAEDVEGEALATLVVNRLRGGLKVAAVKAPGFGDRRKAMLQDIAVLTGGQAISEDLGIKLENVTLQMLGRAKKVMIDKENTTIVNGAGKKADIEARVSQIKAQIEETTSDYDREKLQERLAKLAGGVAVIRVGGATEVEVKERKDRVDDAMHATRAAVEEGIVPGGGVALLRASEQLKKIKTQNDDQKTGVEIVRKALSAPARQIAINAGEDGSVIVGKVLEKDQYSYGFDSQTGEYGNLVSKGIIDPTKVVRAAIQNAASVAALLITTEAMIAELPKKGGAAGGGMPPGGGMGGMDF, from the coding sequence ATGTCAGCTAAAGAAGTCAAATTCGGCGTCGAAGCCCGCGACAAGATGTTGCGCGGCGTCGACATCCTCGCCAACGCGGTGAAGGTCACGCTCGGTCCGAAGGGCCGCAACGTCGTTCTCGACAAGTCGTTCGGCGCTCCGCGCATCACCAAGGACGGCGTCACCGTCGCCAAGGACATCGAGCTTGAAGACAAGTTCGAGAACATGGGCGCGCAGATGGTCCGCGAAGTGGCCTCGAAGTCGGCCGACGCTGCCGGCGACGGCACCACCACCGCGACCGTGCTGGCCCAGGCCATCGTCAAGGAAGGCGCCAAGGCGGTTGCCGCTGGCATGAACCCGATGGATCTGAAGCGCGGCATCGACCTGGCTGTGGAAGCCGTGGTCGCAGACCTCGTTAAGAACTCCAAGAAGGTCACCTCGAACGAGGAAATCGCCCAGGTCGGCACCATCTCGGCCAACGGCGACAGCGAAATCGGCAAGTTCCTCGCCGACGCCATGAAGAAGGTCGGCAACGAGGGCGTCATCACGGTTGAAGAAGCCAAGTCGCTCGAGACCGAACTGGACGTCGTCGAAGGCATGCAGTTCGACCGCGGCTACATCTCCCCCTACTTCGTCACCAACGCCGACAAGATGCGCGTTGAATTCGACGACGCCTACATCCTCATCAACGAGAAGAAGCTCTCGTCGCTGAACGAACTGCTGCCATTGCTGGAAGCCGTCGTGCAGACCGGCAAGCCGCTTGTCATCGTCGCTGAAGACGTCGAAGGCGAAGCCCTCGCCACCCTCGTCGTCAACCGTCTCCGTGGCGGCCTCAAGGTTGCAGCCGTCAAGGCTCCGGGCTTCGGCGACCGCCGCAAGGCCATGCTGCAGGACATCGCGGTCCTCACCGGCGGCCAGGCGATCTCGGAAGACCTCGGCATCAAGCTTGAGAACGTGACCCTGCAGATGCTGGGCCGCGCCAAGAAGGTGATGATCGACAAGGAAAACACCACCATCGTCAACGGCGCCGGCAAGAAGGCCGACATCGAGGCGCGCGTGTCGCAGATCAAGGCGCAGATCGAAGAGACCACTTCGGACTACGACCGCGAGAAGCTTCAGGAGCGTCTGGCCAAGCTCGCAGGCGGCGTCGCGGTGATCCGCGTCGGCGGCGCAACCGAGGTTGAAGTGAAGGAGCGCAAGGATCGCGTTGATGACGCGATGCATGCGACCCGCGCGGCTGTTGAAGAAGGCATCGTGCCGGGCGGCGGCGTCGCCCTGCTCCGTGCTTCCGAGCAGCTCAAGAAGATCAAGACCCAGAACGACGACCAGAAGACCGGCGTCGAGATCGTCCGCAAGGCGCTCTCCGCTCCGGCCCGCCAGATCGCCATCAACGCAGGCGAAGACGGCTCGGTCATCGTCGGCAAGGTGCTGGAGAAGGATCAGTATTCGTACGGCTTCGACTCGCAGACCGGCGAATACGGCAACCTCGTCTCCAAGGGCATCATCGACCCGACCAAGGTCGTTCGTGCGGCGATCCAGAACGCAGCTTCGGTTGCGGCGCTGCTGATCACCACCGAAGCCATGATTGCCGAACTGCCCAAGAAGGGTGGCGCGGCCGGCGGCGGAATGCCTCCGGGCGGCGGCATGGGCGGCATGGATTTCTAA
- a CDS encoding DUF1353 domain-containing protein: MSRFTGELTITQLDVDYRTWRLEQPLVYEVGDENSGHLIEVHKLFETDGASIPRLFWSILPTWGRYSRAAVIHDYLYNELREGTQPHPEAPTRQRADAIFLEAMAVCGVGLLTRWAMWAAVRLFGFLALQAARAMAWKTEKPMPKEVAPRPELDIVRKRRAEKPSPPPR; encoded by the coding sequence ATGAGCCGTTTCACGGGCGAACTCACCATCACGCAGCTCGATGTGGACTACCGCACATGGCGGCTCGAGCAGCCGCTGGTCTACGAGGTCGGCGACGAGAATTCCGGCCACCTGATCGAGGTGCACAAGCTATTCGAGACCGACGGCGCGTCGATCCCCCGCCTGTTCTGGTCGATCCTTCCCACATGGGGCCGCTACAGCCGCGCCGCTGTGATTCACGACTATCTTTATAATGAGCTGCGCGAAGGCACCCAGCCGCACCCCGAAGCACCGACCCGGCAGCGCGCCGACGCGATCTTTCTCGAAGCCATGGCCGTGTGCGGCGTCGGTCTGCTGACCCGCTGGGCCATGTGGGCCGCAGTGCGGCTGTTCGGGTTCCTGGCGTTGCAGGCGGCCCGCGCCATGGCCTGGAAAACCGAAAAGCCGATGCCCAAGGAAGTCGCGCCGAGGCCCGAACTGGACATCGTCCGCAAGCGGCGGGCGGAGAAGCCTTCCCCTCCGCCGCGTTAA
- a CDS encoding co-chaperone GroES yields the protein MKFRPLHDRVVVKRIDAEEKTAGGIIIPDSAKEKPSQGEILSVGPGGRDEAGKLIPIDLKVGDIVLFGKWSGTEVKIDGQEVLIMKESDIMGVITDTNAKKKAA from the coding sequence ATGAAATTCCGTCCGCTTCACGACCGCGTCGTGGTCAAGCGCATCGACGCCGAAGAGAAGACTGCTGGCGGCATCATCATTCCGGACAGCGCCAAAGAGAAGCCCTCGCAGGGCGAGATTCTTTCGGTTGGCCCGGGCGGCCGTGACGAAGCCGGCAAGCTGATCCCGATCGACCTCAAGGTCGGCGACATCGTCCTGTTCGGCAAGTGGTCCGGCACCGAGGTCAAGATCGATGGCCAGGAAGTCCTGATCATGAAGGAAAGCGACATCATGGGTGTCATCACCGACACCAACGCGAAGAAGAAGGCCGCTTAA